A single genomic interval of Saccharothrix saharensis harbors:
- a CDS encoding DUF4097 family beta strand repeat-containing protein: MPSYATPEPITLDLDVTAGGVLIAATDRDDTVVEVAPADPDNGKDVAAAEGTAVDFAGGRLTIRTPRSRGVFGRTGSVDVVVRLPTGSHVAAQGSLTDFRAEGALGECRFKTSAGHIRLQDTAALKATTSHGDVLVERITGRAELSTGSGELRVDRLDGSGTVKNSNGPTRIGEVTGDVRAGAANGDIVVGHAAGDVHAKTANGRIRVEEAVRGSVVMETSAGQLEVGIREGTAAWLDVRSIAGRVRNELTGADAPGDAEERVEVRARTSLGDIVIHRA, from the coding sequence ATGCCTTCTTACGCCACGCCCGAACCCATCACGCTCGACCTCGACGTCACCGCCGGCGGCGTCCTCATCGCGGCCACCGACCGGGACGACACGGTGGTCGAGGTCGCGCCCGCGGACCCGGACAACGGCAAGGACGTCGCCGCCGCCGAGGGCACCGCGGTGGACTTCGCCGGCGGCCGCCTCACGATCAGGACGCCCCGGTCACGCGGTGTCTTCGGCAGGACCGGCTCGGTCGACGTCGTGGTGCGGCTGCCCACCGGGTCGCACGTCGCCGCGCAGGGCTCGCTCACCGACTTCCGCGCCGAGGGCGCGTTGGGCGAGTGCCGCTTCAAGACCTCCGCCGGCCACATCCGGCTCCAGGACACCGCCGCGCTCAAGGCGACCACCTCGCACGGTGACGTCCTGGTCGAACGCATCACCGGCCGCGCCGAGCTGTCGACCGGCTCCGGTGAGCTGCGCGTCGACCGGCTCGACGGCTCCGGCACCGTGAAGAACTCCAACGGCCCCACCCGGATCGGTGAGGTCACCGGTGACGTGCGGGCCGGTGCCGCGAACGGGGACATCGTCGTCGGCCACGCCGCGGGCGACGTGCACGCCAAGACCGCCAACGGCCGCATCCGGGTCGAGGAGGCCGTGCGCGGTTCGGTGGTCATGGAGACCTCGGCCGGGCAGCTGGAGGTCGGCATCCGCGAGGGCACGGCCGCGTGGCTGGACGTGCGCTCGATCGCGGGCCGCGTGCGCAACGAGCTGACCGGCGCCGACGCACCCGGTGACGCCGAGGAGCGGGTCGAGGTGCGCGCCCGCACGTCCCTGGGCGACATCGTCATCCACCGCGCGTAA